TTACGTGACCAGCTACCTGTGAGTTGTTACTCAGGATAACATTGCTGCCAATGATACAATCGTGGGCAATATGGCTATACGCCATGATCATGCAATTTTTGCCCACCTTTGTTTTCCACCTGTCTTTGGTACCCCGGTGAATGGTCACAAACTCACGAATGGTGGTATTATCACCAATTTCAGTGAGCGTTTCTTCGCCTTCAAATTTGAGGTCCTGTGGCATGGCAGAAATTACAGCTCCGGGAAAAATACGGCAGTTTTTGCCGATGCGAGCCCCTTCCATGATGGTTACGTTACTTCCAATCCAGGTTCCTTCGCCAATTTCCACGTTCTGGTGAATAACCGTAAAAGGATCAATCTTCACATTGGTGGCCAGCTTGGCGTTAGGGTGTATATATGTGTGCGGATGAATCATTTTATTTACATTCTTAAGGGTTGTACCAGGATATTCACTCATAGGCGTAACAGACATCCCATCCCCGGTGGGATTTTGTTGGTGATTGTCACCTAAATTCTGTTTATGGATGGATTGACGTTTGATATTAATTAATCTGCTAAAATAGGACAAAACTCATTCAATTTTCCCCTATCGTTCTATAAATTTTATTGCCCTAATTCCATTTTAGGTATAAAAACCAATAATTTATCGTTTTACTACCTGGGCCATCAAATCAGCTTCTGTGGCAATTTTATTACCTACGTACACCGTTCCCCGCATTTCGCAAATTCCACGCCGTATTGGGGAGATTAACTCCATTTTCAGGATCATAGTATCTCCGGGTACCACTTTTTGCTTGAATTTACAATTATCGATCTTCAAAAAGTAGGTATCATATTCGCCGGGTGGCAGGGAGTTAATACAAAGAATGCCTCCTGTTTGAGCAAGCGCCTCTACTTGCAGTACTCCGGGCATTACGGGATTACCAGGAAAGTGGCCCGTAAAAAACTGCTCGTTATAAGTTACATTTTTGATTCCAACTATATGCTTGTCAGTAAGTTCAATAATTTTATCCACCATCAGGAAAGGATAGCGGTGCGGCAACGTTTTTTCGATCTGCTGCAGGCTGTATACTGGGGGCAAATTGGGGTCGTACACCGGTACATCCTTTACATGTTTATTTTTTTTTATATACTGCTTGATCTTACGGGCAAAATCCACGTTTGTGCTGTGACCCGGACGGTTAGCAATGATATGCGCCTTGATGGGATAACCGATCAGGGCCAGGTCACCTACCACATCCAGTGTCTTGTGACGGGCAGGTTCATTGGGGAAACGCAGCTCCAGGTTATTGAGGTACCCTTCATTCTTAACCTCAATGTTTTTCTTGTTGAAAACTTTCGACAGCCGCTCCATTACCTCAGGTGTTACCGGCTTGTCAACAATCACAATGGCGTTGTTTACATCACCGCCCTTGATAAGATTGTGTTGCAGCAACATTTCCAGTTCATGCAGGAAGCAGAAAGTACGGCAGGGCGCAATTTCTTCCTTAAAATCCCGCATGCTTTTTAAACCAGCGTGCTGGGTGCCCAGTACCGGGCTATTAAAGTCAATGAGGGTGGTTATTTTATAATCGGTAGCAGGCAGGGCTGTCATTTCAACCCTTTTCAATTCGTCGTAATGGGTAATGTTGGTATCGATGCTGTACCATACTTTGGCCGCATCCTGCTCCAGCACGCCTGCTTCTTCAATAATTTCAACAAAAGGGGCAGAACTACCATCGGCGATGGGAATTTCGGGACCATTCAGCTCAATCAGGCAATTATCAACGCCCATGCCCACCAAGGCAGCCAGAATATGCTCTACCGTGCAAACCTTTGTATCGCCTTCCTGCAGGGTTGTACCCCGGGAAGTATCGGTAACCAGGTCACAATCAGCCTTAATTACAGGTTGCCCGGGCAAATCAATGCGTTGAAACTGAAAACCAAAGCCTGGGTGGGCTGGTTTCAGGGTCATATCCACATTTACTCCTGTATGTAAACCGGTACCGGAAATACTCACAGCTGATTGCAGGGTATGTTGCTTATCTGGATTAAAGTTATTGTTCATCCTTCGGTTTTGTAAAAGAATGCGCAAAGATAGGGAATCCACTCAGACGAAAAGGTACTGAAGATGACCTGGCTCATTTTTCTCCATTCATATAAGTGTTTTTCCAATGCCTGCAACGAGCCCTTTAACATCGATGCAGGCCGTTTGGTTCACCTGAGACTCAAACACGTATTCAAAGTTTAAACTTGAACGATTTGAGGAACGAAAAAGGGTTGAAGGCTTTAATACCTTCAACCCTTTACTATTTTTACAGGTTTCGTATTTCCGGTTCAAGCCTGTATTCCTCGATTAAACTAATCAACTTGTTAACCTACCTTCTCGGTCAACAACTGCTTCACCAACTGCTCCAACTCAGCAATTCTCTTCTCCAGGTCGGGCAGTTTGCGGCTCACCGCCTGGCTGCGTAAAGCACTGGTATATTCAAAAGCGGGGCTACCGGTTACGGCAGCGTTAGGCGTTTTTATTGATTTGCTCACACCGCTTTGCGCATTGATCTTGCTGCCATCGGCAATTTGAATATGGCCAACAATGCCGGCCTGTCCGCCGATCATAACGTTGTTACCAATTTTGGTACTGCCGCTTACGCCAGCCTGTGCAGCAATAACGGTGTTGTTACCAACTTCTACGTTATGCGCAACCTGGATCAGGTTATCCAGTTTGGCGCCTGATTTTATTATGGTTGAACCAATGGTAGCACGGTCGATGGCGGCATTAGCGCCGATCTCAACAAAATCTTCCACTACTACATTTCCAATTTGCGGCACTTTTTTAAAGCTGCCATCTGCCTGTGGTGCAAAACCAAAACCATCGCTGCCCACTACTGTACCGGCATGAATGGTTACATTCTTGCCAATAACACAATCGTGATAAATTTTTACTCCGGGATGTACGATGGTATTGTCGTTGATCTTTACATTATCGCCCAGGAATACGTTCGGGAATATTTTCACATTGTTTCCCAGCACTACATTCTCACCGAGGTAAGAAAAGGCGCCGATATAAACCTGTTGACCATATTTAGCCGACTTACTGATGTAAGCAGGTTCCTGGATACCCGATAATTTTTGGGTTGCCATTTCCTGGTATTTGGAAAGCAGGGTAGCGAAAGCGGAATAAGCATCGGCTACCCTGATCAGGGTAGCGTTCACGGGTTCCTTCAACTCCTGTGCGGCATTGACGATAACCAGGGACGCACTGGTACGATACAGGTATTCTTCGTATTTAGGATTGGCCAGAAAAGAAAGCTGGCCAGCCTGCGCTTCTTCAATCTTTCCAAAGGAATGCACTAAAGTTTCAGGATTTCCTTCCACTTTGCCATTGATGATCATAGCTATTTGGGCTGCGGTAAATTGCATAGAATAGTCGTTATGTCAGTAAGTCGAATATTTCAAACTTTTATATAAATCAAAATTAGTAAAACGCAAAAAGCTACTGCATATTGAAAAAAGTGTAATATGTTTTGATCTTTAGCGATAAAAGGTCTTAACAGATCGACTTAATTAACTGTTTAACAATTGTAGTAACAAATGTAATATTTTTTCACAGGGCTTGCTAATGCCTGATGGATCAATGCATTATCAACTTTTGATATATCAGTCACCGTGCCGTTTTTGAACAGGATATTTATCATTTCCTCGGTGGGGTCGTAGGTGGTATTTACTGCTTCCCCGGTGAAGATAAAGTAATCGCAATCGGTTTCCTTTATCTTCAAATGATGGCAAATGTTATTCCGTTGTGTTTTAATCCAATCCTGATCAAAAGGTTCTGCCTGCAATTTAACTTTTAATAAACGGCGATCTATTAAACACCGGCACAAAATGCTCAAAACGGTATCAGAATGAAAGATCCAGTTTTTAATTGTCGTTAGCACGTCATAATCGTCGAGCATGCAGAATTTATCGAGATGTTGCTCAATAAATTCCGTGCTGGTGGTGCTTTTTAAAAAGAAGTCAAAGGTAGCAGATGCAGCGGGAACTGTTTGTCCCTGTTGAATCAATTCCTTGGCTCGCTGAATGATCTTAATCAGCGTTTTTTCCGCACCCAGTACGGTTTTATGCAAATATACCTGCCAGTACATAAGGCGGCGGGCCACCAGGAATTTCTCTATGCTGTAAATGCCTTTTTCCTCAACCATCAGATCGCCATCTTTCACCGTAAGCATTTTTAAAATGCGGTCGTAGCCGATCACCCCTTCCGAAACACCTGTATAAAAACTATCGCGGGTGAGGTAATCCATACGGTCAACATCAAGCTGGCCACTGATGAGCTGGTGTAAAAAGGGCTTGGTATAATTATTGGTAAAAATGTCGATGGCTTTATGCAATTGCCCCTTCATTTGTTCATTGAGCACACGCATGATAAGGATGCTGATCGTTTCATGATGCGTTTTACTGATCAGCACATTTTCAAGGGCATGTGAAAACGGCCCGTGACCAATATCGTGTAACAGGATCGCAATTTTTGCAGCTGTTTCTTCTTCAGGAGTAATTTCCACTCCTTTACTCTTCAGCTCGGTTAACGCACTGCACATAAGGTGATAAGCGCCCAGGGAGTGATGCAGGCGGGTATGCACTGCGCCCGGGTAAACCAGGTGCGCAAATGCCATTTGATGTATACGCCGCAAACGCTGGTACCAGGGATGCGCGATTACCTGAAAAACAAGCGGATCATCGATAGTAATAAACCCATATACCGGGTCATTTATGATCTTTCTGATGCGGTTTGTCATTCGCTGCTTGCTTTTTTGTTAAAATTGCTGCCAAAAGCAGCGGGCAAAAGTACAAAGCCCGGTCGGATAAATTAAATTTGGTTAGATTGGTGGGGAGGAAAGTTGACAGGTTGACAAGTTGACGAGTTGATGAGGAAGAGCGGAGTTGATACAGTTGACAGGGTTGATAGCATTGATAAAGGAAAAGACAGAAGGCAGAGATCAATACCACGAGACTTAAAATTCGCAAGCCTTTTCACGTTTTCAGTTTGCCGGTTCACGATTGCCGATTCATCCCCGCTAAGCCGGGACCGG
The Niastella koreensis GR20-10 genome window above contains:
- the lpxD gene encoding UDP-3-O-(3-hydroxymyristoyl)glucosamine N-acyltransferase, encoding MQFTAAQIAMIINGKVEGNPETLVHSFGKIEEAQAGQLSFLANPKYEEYLYRTSASLVIVNAAQELKEPVNATLIRVADAYSAFATLLSKYQEMATQKLSGIQEPAYISKSAKYGQQVYIGAFSYLGENVVLGNNVKIFPNVFLGDNVKINDNTIVHPGVKIYHDCVIGKNVTIHAGTVVGSDGFGFAPQADGSFKKVPQIGNVVVEDFVEIGANAAIDRATIGSTIIKSGAKLDNLIQVAHNVEVGNNTVIAAQAGVSGSTKIGNNVMIGGQAGIVGHIQIADGSKINAQSGVSKSIKTPNAAVTGSPAFEYTSALRSQAVSRKLPDLEKRIAELEQLVKQLLTEKVG
- the lpxA gene encoding acyl-ACP--UDP-N-acetylglucosamine O-acyltransferase, which codes for MSYFSRLINIKRQSIHKQNLGDNHQQNPTGDGMSVTPMSEYPGTTLKNVNKMIHPHTYIHPNAKLATNVKIDPFTVIHQNVEIGEGTWIGSNVTIMEGARIGKNCRIFPGAVISAMPQDLKFEGEETLTEIGDNTTIREFVTIHRGTKDRWKTKVGKNCMIMAYSHIAHDCIIGSNVILSNNSQVAGHVILGDWAILGGMCAVHQFTKVGQHAFVSGGSLVGKDIPPYIKAGRQPLSYAGVNSVGLKRRGFTIDKINHILDIYRVIYNKGFNTSQALEYLEEEFSASDERDEIVTFIRESGRGIIKRYSKNSVDEDIAD
- a CDS encoding bifunctional UDP-3-O-[3-hydroxymyristoyl] N-acetylglucosamine deacetylase/3-hydroxyacyl-ACP dehydratase — encoded protein: MNNNFNPDKQHTLQSAVSISGTGLHTGVNVDMTLKPAHPGFGFQFQRIDLPGQPVIKADCDLVTDTSRGTTLQEGDTKVCTVEHILAALVGMGVDNCLIELNGPEIPIADGSSAPFVEIIEEAGVLEQDAAKVWYSIDTNITHYDELKRVEMTALPATDYKITTLIDFNSPVLGTQHAGLKSMRDFKEEIAPCRTFCFLHELEMLLQHNLIKGGDVNNAIVIVDKPVTPEVMERLSKVFNKKNIEVKNEGYLNNLELRFPNEPARHKTLDVVGDLALIGYPIKAHIIANRPGHSTNVDFARKIKQYIKKNKHVKDVPVYDPNLPPVYSLQQIEKTLPHRYPFLMVDKIIELTDKHIVGIKNVTYNEQFFTGHFPGNPVMPGVLQVEALAQTGGILCINSLPPGEYDTYFLKIDNCKFKQKVVPGDTMILKMELISPIRRGICEMRGTVYVGNKIATEADLMAQVVKR
- a CDS encoding HD domain-containing protein, producing the protein MTNRIRKIINDPVYGFITIDDPLVFQVIAHPWYQRLRRIHQMAFAHLVYPGAVHTRLHHSLGAYHLMCSALTELKSKGVEITPEEETAAKIAILLHDIGHGPFSHALENVLISKTHHETISILIMRVLNEQMKGQLHKAIDIFTNNYTKPFLHQLISGQLDVDRMDYLTRDSFYTGVSEGVIGYDRILKMLTVKDGDLMVEEKGIYSIEKFLVARRLMYWQVYLHKTVLGAEKTLIKIIQRAKELIQQGQTVPAASATFDFFLKSTTSTEFIEQHLDKFCMLDDYDVLTTIKNWIFHSDTVLSILCRCLIDRRLLKVKLQAEPFDQDWIKTQRNNICHHLKIKETDCDYFIFTGEAVNTTYDPTEEMINILFKNGTVTDISKVDNALIHQALASPVKKYYICYYNC